The following are encoded together in the Penicillium digitatum chromosome 3, complete sequence genome:
- a CDS encoding RNA polymerase III, subunit Rpc25 — MFVLTTISDLIQISPEDFSKFSAVALEDNINAKYANKVIQKIGLCISFYDLLESSDGLIGHGTGLVNVNVKFRMIVFRPFKGEIMLGKISSGTEHGIKIGLEFFNDILIPPQMLMEKSRFDYAEQVWIWESEGGTEFFFDVGEVVRFRVESEEWHDQIPNAPDIADETPQERRPPYSILGSMQMGGTGPITWW; from the exons ATGTTTGTCCTA ACCACAATATCGGACTTGATTCAGATTTCGCCTGAGGATTTCTCCAAGTTCAGTGCAGTTGCACTTGAAGACAACATCAATGCAAAATATGCGAATAAA GTCATTCAAAAAATCGGCCTCTGCATCAGTTTCTATGACCTACTTGAATCCTCCGATGGCCTGATTGGCCACGGAACCGGGTTGGTCAATGTCAACG TTAAATTCCGCATGATTGTATTCCGGCCCTTCAAAGGGGAGATCATGCTGGGAAAGATTTCCAGCGGCACAGAACATGGTATCAAGA TTGGTCTTGAGTTCTTCAATGACATTCTGATCCCGCCGCAGATGCTTATGGAAAAATCCCGATT CGACTATGCCGAGCAGGTGTGGATCTGGGAGAGTGAAGGCGGAACAGAATTCTTCTTCGATGTAGGAGAAGTCGTACGATTCCGAGTCGAATCAGAAGAGTGGCACGACCAAATCCCGAACGCACCAGATATTGCAGATGAAACTCCCCAGGAGAGGCGTCCTCCATATTCTATTCTT GGCTCGATGCAAATGGGTGGAACGGGACCCATCACTTGGTGGTAG
- a CDS encoding Cystathionine gamma-lyase codes for MGSTENGNTANRGFGTLAVHAGSPHDPVTGAVIAPISLSTTYAQTSVGNPVGLYEYTRSSNPNRDNFEQAIAALEHAKYALAFSSGSAATANILQSLAAGSHVVSVSDVYGGTHRYFTKVASAHGVQVTFTPSIEVDVEQLIRPETKLIWIETPSNPTLGLVDIRAVANIAHQHGIQVVVDNTFMSPYVQNPLDHGADIVVHSVTKYINGHSDVLMGVAAFSSEALKERLGFLQNAIGAVPSAFDCWLAHRGLKTLHLRAREASKNATVIAQALESSPHVISVNYPGIDSHPHRAIALKQHRDGMGGGMLSFRIKGGQQAAHDFCKFTKVFTLAESLGGVESLCEVPSSMTHAGIPKEQREAAGVFDDLVRMSCGIEDSVDLHADVMQALSLAAAAQKA; via the exons ATGGGCTCCACGGAAAACGGAAATACTGCAAACCGCGGTTTTGGGACACTGGCTGTCCACGCTGGCTCCCCTCATGACCCGGTGACTGGTGCTGTTATCGCCCCT ATCTCTCTGTCGACCACATATGCCCAGACCAGCGTCGGAAACCCCGTTGGTCTTTACGAATACACGCGGAGCTCCAACCCCAACCG CGATAACTTCGAGCAAGCCATCGCAGCTCTCGAGCACGCCAAGTACGCTCTTGCATTCTCCTCCGGCTCTGCCGCTACTGCCAATATCCTCCAATCCCTTGCTGCTGGCTCGCACGTCGTTTCGGTCTCCGATGTTTACGGCGGTACCCACCGATACTTCACCAAGGTTGCTTCGGCGCACGGTGTTCAAGTCACCTTCACCCCCTCTATCGAGGTGGATGTGGAGCAATTGATCCGCCCCGAGACTAAGCTCATTTGGATCGAGACTCCATCCAACCCGACCCTTGGCTTGGTGGATATCCGGGCTGTTGCCAACATTGCCCACCAGCACGGCATTCAGGTCGTTGTCGATAACACATTCATGAGCCCCTATGTCCAGAACCCATTGGACCACGGTGCCGACATTGTTGTTCATTCTGTTACCAAGTACATCAATGGCCACTCT GACGTCTTGATGGGTGTGGCTGCCTTCAGCTCCGAGGCCCTCAAGGAGCGCCTCGGCTTCCTCCAGAACGCCATCGGCGCTGTCCCCTCCGCATTCGACTGCTGGCTCGCTCACCGCGGTCTCAAGACCCTGCACCTGCGCGCCCGTGAGGCGTCCAAGAACGCCACTGTTATCGCCCAGGCCCTTGAGTCTTCTCCCCACGTCATCTCCGTCAACTACCCCGGCATTGATTCCCACCCCCACCGTGCTATTGCCCTCAAGCAGCACCGTGATGGCATGGGTGGTGGTATGCTCAGCTTCCGTATCAAGGGTGGCCAGCAGGCTGCGCACGATTTCTGCAAGTTCACGAAGGTCTTCACCCTCGCCGAGAGCTTGGGAGGTGTTGAGAGTTTGTGCGAGGTTCCCTCCAGCATGACCCACGCTGGTATTCCCAAGGAACAGCGCGAGGCTGCCGGTGTTTTCGATGACCTTGTGCGCATGAGCTGTGGTATCGAGGACTCTGTGGATCTCCACGCTGATGTGATGCAGGCTCTGAGCTTGGCTGCTGCGGCCCAGAAGGCTTAA
- a CDS encoding (2R)-phospho-3-sulfolactate synthase (ComA) family protein, whose protein sequence is MYASHHRLFSFLKINSTLNLFHQQSFINSLSKSITLLAQSKPLSNLHVYIFGVTETFSSQHLKNPVTAIMLPFGARMGNLRRSRGQLSTNTNSTDSDGSEEGIPDPGPQLFNPTLVDVLDVRLFLQWKVSRGLPEELIDMIIDAAEYWPSIEQKMQDQRVIQKDCDQVLLKTVPLCYDRSSLEHEPSPTPLPHRGTHPCRKIVFNISSHDQGGRRRRENMYDFSWTWFDVEVIHGAHTMNMYVNGMEQEILDNERGQVRKHYTEADALLRPRDNRLQVNGAHVSDMQHNKIVWDHRDDVQADSPGAFEIEKTLGRGRLTLDGRVVRELEVGDSIAIWARARFPGWSNHVHQASVRIYWAV, encoded by the exons ATGTACGCTTCCCACCATCGATTGTTTTCTTTCCTCAAAATTAACTCTACTTTGAATCTCTTTCATCAACAGTCTTTTATCAACAGTCTTTCAAAGTCAATAACTCTCTTGGCCCAAAGTAAACCACTTTCCAACCTCCACGTG TACATATTTG GTGTCACCGAAACTTTTTCAAGTCAGCACCTAAAAAATCCCGTTACTGCCATCATGTTGCCTTTCGGAGCTCGCATGGGAAATCTGCGCCGGTCCCGTGGCCAACTCTCTACAAATACGAACAGCACAGATTCTGATGGGTCGGAGGAGGGTATCCCAGATCCAGGACCTCAATTGTTTAATCCCACCTTGGTGGATGTACTCGATGTTCGGCTTTTTTTGCAATGGAAGGTCTCGCGTGGTCTTCCCGAGGAGCTCATCGATATGATCATTGATGCTGCGGAATATTGGCCTTCAATAGAGCAGAAAATGCAAGACCAGCGGGTCATTCAGAAAGACTGTGATCAAGTTTTGCTGAAGACAGTTCCCCTCTGCTATGATCGGAGT AGCTTAGAGCATGAGCCGAGTCCTACTCCCTTACCCCATCGCGGGACACACCCTTGTCGCAAGATAGTCTTCAATATCTCATCTCATGACCAAGGCGGCAGGCGACGACGCGAAAACATGTATGATTTTTCATGGACTTGGTTTGACGTCGAAGTTATTCACGGCGCCCATACAATGAACATGTATGTCAACGGAATGGAACAAGAGATTCTCGACAATGAGCGTGGACAAGTTCGAAAACACTATACCGAGGCAGATGCGCTGCTGAGGCCGCGTGACAACAGGTTGCAGGTTAATGGAGCCCACGTGAGCGACATGCAGCACAATAAGATTGTTTGGGATCATCGAGACGATGTACAGGCAGACTCGCCTGGGGCatttgagattgagaagaCTTTGGGCCGCGGCCGGCTTACTCTTGATGGACGTGTAGTGCGTGAGTTAGAGGTTGGCGATTCGATTGCCATTTGGGCCCGGGCAAGGTTTCCTGGCTGGTCCAATCACGTCCATCAAGCAAGCGTGAGGATATACTGGGCTGTCTGA
- a CDS encoding NADH-ubiquinone oxidoreductase subunit: MFAARRSAPLTRQLLRTQRRWGSHTAHEPVNESFGRSFYITSGSVASAFILYHVSKSYEESGSPSWISNFISKWTPSEEVFEQRNAIHTAIMEKVAFDRHLLGSQGPPEAFALRQPDMMNAGSPYNVSPGSQADLSHVVAHYQRKNQEAEESRVARMKDGKVVSLYD; this comes from the exons ATGTTCGCTGCTAGACGATCTGCTCCTTTGACACGGCAGCTGCTGCGTACCCAGCGCCGCTGGGGCTCCCACACCGCCCATGAGCCCGTAAATGAAAGCTTCGGC CGTAGCTTCTACATCACCAGCGGCTCCGTCGCCTCCGCCTTCATCCTCTACCACGTTAGCAAGTCCTACGAGGAATCTGGCTCGCCGTCTTGGATCTCCAACTTCATTAGCAAGTGGACTCCTTCCGAGGAGGTCTTCGAGCAGCGCAATGCTATCCACACTGCTATCATGGAGAAGGTTGCTTTTGACCGCCACTTGCTTGGTAGTCAGGGCCCGCCCGAGGCTTTTGCCCTTAGACAGCCCGA TATGATGAACGCCGGGTCTCCGTACAATGTTTCGCCCGGTTCGCAGGCCGACCTGAGCCATGTCGTGGCTCACTACCAGCGCAAGAACCAGGAGGCTGAGGAGTCTCGGGTCGCGCGGATGAAGGACGGCAAGGTTGTGTCGCTGTACGACTAA
- a CDS encoding Nucleolar protein 12: MGKNSNSSSKTEEKTSKAASTLPFGGVSLDPTLSSLFAQSAGPVQAPVIKYVEPIQRAKKDEDDASEEEELSASGDEVMEDAAEESDSEAAEDEKPTETQNRKRKRGNAGEDVEETYMRRIAKEEEKDEEKRKTEQAKRQKQTKQEGSKDDKDEEGEDSDKVSASEDSDEEEIAPAPVHESLTGSAKADEVEKSNRTVFLGNVSTEAIRSKTAKKTLLRHLTSFCSSLPESTGPHKIESIRFRSVAFASGGGIPKRASFAKRELLDETTPSTNAYAVYTTLHAARKAPAALNGTIVLDRHLRVDSLAHPSEIDHKRCVFVGNLSFIDSETPEEDEKTGKKKKARAPADVEEGLWRIFNAHTGGKDKKAIKKNVEFVRVIRDSTTRVGKGFAYVQFYDGNGVEESLPLNGKNFPPMLPRKLRVTRARKIAKKREPSGPEAKKSRVDEAQKTMQGRANRLLGRAGAAKVKADANSTIAGNSFVFEGHRATEGSSSIKMKQKSRGSKAKRESRSSKRAAAYKAAGGRRG; this comes from the exons ATGGgcaaaaattcaaattcttcatcCAAGACGGAGGAGAAGACCAGCAAGGCCGCTAGCACTCTTCCCTTTGGCGGTGTATCTCTGGACCCAACATTGTCCTCGCTTTTTGCGCAAAGT GCGGGTCCCGTGCAAGCCCCCGTGATCAAATATGTCGAGCCCATCCAACGGGCGAAAAAGGACGAAGATGATGCTTCTGAAGAGGAGGAATTGTCTGCATCAGGCGATGAAGTAATGGAGGATGCTGCTGAAGAAAGCGATTCTGAGGCCGCAGAGGACGAAAAACCTACCGAGACACAGAACCGGAAACGCAAACGTGGCAATGCCGGCGAGGATGTCGAGGAGACATACATGCGTCGCATTGCtaaggaggaggagaaggatgaggaaaagaggaagacCGAGCAAGCTAAGCGCCAAAAGCAGACCAAACAAGAAGGCAGCAAAGATGACAAAGATGAGGAAGGCGAGGACTCCGACAAAGTATCGGCATCAGAGGACAGCGATGAAGAGGAGATTGCTCCTGCACCTGTTCACGAAAGTTTGACTGGTTCCGCCAAGGCCGATGAAGTTGAGAAATCCAACCGCACCGTCTTTCTAGGCAACGTCTCTACCGAGGCTATCAGGTCCAAGACCGCCAAGAAGACACTTCTCAGGCACCTGACCTCATTCTGCTCTTCGCTTCCGGAATCCACCGGCCCGCACAAGATCGAGTCTATCCGTTTCCGCTCCGTTGCATTCGCCAGTGGGGGTGGTATTCCCAAGCGTGCCTCCTTTGCGAAACGTGAGCTTCTCGACGAGACCACACCCAGCACCAACGCATACGCTGTCTACACCACTCTGCACGCTGCACGCAAGGCGCCTGCCGCCTTGAACGGTACCATTGTTTTGGACCGTCACTTGCGAGTTGATAGCCTTGCTCACCCCTCAGAAATTGATCACAAGCGCTGTGTGTTTGTCGGCAACTTGtctttcattgacagtgagACCCCcgaagaggatgagaagacgggtaagaagaagaaggctcgCGCCCCCGCCGATGTCGAGGAGGGTCTCTGGCGTATTTTCAACGCTCACACTGGTGGCAAGGACAAGAAGGCCATCAAGAAGAACGTCGAGTTCGTGCGCGTGATCCGTGACAGCACCACTCGTGTTGGTAAAGGATTTGCCTATGTCCAGTTCTACGATGGCAACGGTGTCGAGGAGTCGCTTCCGCTCAATGGAAAGAACTTCCCGCCCATGCTTCCCCGTAAGCTGCGTGTCACTCGGGCCCGCAAGATCGCTAAGAAGCGCGAACCCTCTGGCCCTGAAGCCAAGAAGTCTCGTGTAGACGAGGCCCAGAAGACAATGCAAGGTCGTGCCAACAGGCTACTGGGCCGAGCGGGTGCGGCTAAAGTGAAGGCCGATGCCAACAGTACCATTGCCGGCAACTCTTTCGTGTTTGAGGGTCACCGCGCTACTGAGGGATCCTCGTCCATCAAGATGAAGCAAAAGAGCCGTGGCTCGAAGGCCAAACGAGAAAGCAGAAGCAGTAAGCGGGCTGCCGCATACAAAGCTGCGGGTGGCAGACGGGGCTGA
- a CDS encoding CCCH zinc finger protein: MDRIGVDAVDMAEVRGGVEEDKATEAEEEIIQRVDERHHIFPLQVLTTRNPSAGNYQQYNTPNLPAPYPPTTPTYMQGLPAPPHGHQPNNQAMRTPMSWRNEMGPVPYMGAQPGQARGPRPPHAHSNQGPKPKSTQKRDHSSAFSKPQSTAPRTPAAPAVPSFGNPLPSKPPPAADSTANRKAKKRKRKHNQLGLTPNAENHESSEEDVDEDEESKLAQGGSDKAPLQVSYKGKTSTLQTPSDIAAWIAERRKKFPTQARVEERKRSMEEARIAREATRQQKQKEQQEKRKEHIQKQNEHKTDLTAEATTNAQRREKIRRNLEREERRIQKAMAETEAARLRMEALQKEALSLNVDSQDEDLGITPGHPHPAPGPALIEPDNAVPEPAILTEAGTTAPEGIIKAEPHASIPETAQSAVSTSHPIEAHGEPEVLPESYNIEHTIKTEHPTDHGLDDLELASDQGASDWTSSSASGSDSDSDSGSDDSAPEQATSRRTGPERVPPPPRESKKTVCRYFARNGHCTRGDQCKFLHEKNSDPSSKAKGKPTEKKEKEMKRKGLYQALLDRQKQDDDRRAMEVICWLGQNNLLAD, translated from the exons ATGGACAGAATTGGGGTGGACGCGGTGGACATGGCGGAGGTCAGAGGGGGCGTGGAAGAGGACAAGGCaaccgaggccgaggaggaaatCATACAGAGAGTGGACGAGCGCCATCATATCTTCCCCCTACAGGTTTTAACTACGCGCAACCCAT CTGCGGGAAACTATCAACAATACAATACACCCAACCTTCCTGCACCTTACCCTCCCACAACTCCGACATACATGCAAGGTTTACCAGCACCTCCCCACGGCCATCAACCAAACAATCAAGCAATGAGGACTCCCATGTCATGGCGCAATGAGATGGGTCCGGTGCCATACATGGGGGCTCAACCGGGGCAAGCACGAGGGCCACGACCTCCTCATGCGCATAGCAACCAGGGCCCGAAACCCAAATCTACACAGAAACGAGATCACTCATCTGCGTTCAGCAAACCTCAATCAACTGCACCTCGGACACCCGCTGCGCCTGCTGTTCCAAGCTTTGGCAACCCTCTGCCTTCGAAGCCGCCACCCGCCGCAGATTCTACGGCTAACAGAAAggcaaagaagagaaaacgGAAGCACAACCAACTTGGACTGACTCCTAATGCCGAGAATCACGAGTCAAGTGAAGAAGAcgttgatgaagatgaagaatcgAAGCTGGCGCAAGGTGGATCTGACAAAGCACCACTTCAGGTCTCATACAAAGGGAAAACATCTACGTTGCAAACACCTTCCGATATCGCCGCTTGGATTGCAGAGCGGAGGAAAAAATTCCCCACTCAAGCTCGAGTTGAAGAAAGGAAGAGGTcgatggaggaggcaaggaTAGCCCGCGAGGCTACCCGTcaacaaaagcaaaaagagcAACAGGAAAAGCGAAAAGAGCATATCCAAAAGCAAAATGAGCACAAGACGGATCTTACCGCAGAAGCAACGACAAACGCCCAGCGCAGGGAAAAGATTCGGCGCAACCTTGAGCGAGAGGAGAGACGAATCCAAAAAGCCATGGCTGAGACGGAAGCTGCTCGTCTCCGAATGGAAGCACTACAGAAGGAGGCATTGAGCCTAAATGTAGACTCTCAAGACGAAGATTTGGGTATCACACCCGGGCACCCACACCCTGCCCCGGGCCCAGCCCTCATCGAACCCGACAACGCGGTCCCCGAGCCAGCTATCCTGACTGAAGCCGGAACCACGGCGCCAGAGGGAATCATAAAAGCCGAGCCTCACGCTTCCATTCCAGAGACCGCTCAATCAGCTGTCTCAACTTCTCACCCGATAGAGGCGCATGGAGAACCCGAGGTCTTGCCCGAGTCCTACAATATCGAGCATACAATCAAGACCGAGCACCCTACCGACCATGGTTTGGATGACCTGGAGCTCGCGTCTGATCAAGGGGCCAGTGACTGGACCTCCTCGAGTGCTTCTGGCTCAGATTCCGACTCCGACTCTGGCAGTGACGACTCCGCGCCAGAGCAAGCAACCTCACGTCGCACGGGACCAGAGCGAGTGCCGCCTCCACCCCGTGAAAGCAAAAAGACCGTCTGCCGTTACTTTGCACGAAATGGACACTGTACCCGTGGCGACCAGTGTAAATTCCTTCATGAGAAAAACTCTGATCCAAGCTCCAAGGCCAAGGGAAAGCCtacggagaagaaggagaaagagatgaAACGCAAGGGACTTTATCAAGCT TTGCTGGACCGACAGAAGCAAGACGATGACCGCCGCGCAATGGAAGTGATCTGCTGGCTAGGTCAGAACAATCTGTTGGCGGATTGA
- a CDS encoding Histidine protein methyltransferase 1: MAFSFGFSGDDIDIDDAEINTDSSDALSQQAVGNSLPELMKAAKHDVNEWLSILPSQIFYNKLTISDTPLAVARREIFDIRTQLMAEDSAGHDNEELIAGIEKGDITPNFYEGGFKTWECALDLAKLSVNEDILNESSENPTDLHIIELGAGTAVPSLSLFARLLNEAEPGQSKRKTLFTFADYNSDVLRLVTLPNLLLTWHNSRSQTAASTASTAPDQDEELDITPELVQEFKNDLAQRGISVEFVSGAWSSEFVDLVFSSGDGARKTLVLASETIYSPASLAAFSETLFALLRRSNTASARSRALVAAKKVYFGVGGGIDEFLAVLHNVCASELDVQQKLNIQSEGVGRVVLEVVPSNRP; this comes from the exons ATGGCATTCAGCTTTGGATTCTCGGGGGATGATATTGACATTGATGATGCGGAGATCAATACTGATTCCTCCGATGCCCTCTCCCAGCAAGCTGTGGGCAATTCTCTCCCAGAGCTCATGAAAGCGGCTAAACATGATGTGAATGAATGG CTTTCAATTCTTCCCTCCCAAATCTTCTACAATAAGCTCACAATTAGCGATACGCCTCTTGCCGTCGCTCGTCGAGAGATCTTTGATATTCGCACCCAGCTCATGGCCGAAGACAGCGCAGGCCATGATAATGAAGAGCTAATTGCTGGTATTGAAAAAGGAGACATCACGCCCAATTTCTATGAAGGCGGTTTCAAAACCTGGGAGTGTGCCTTGGATCTAGCCAAGCTCTCTGTCAATGAGGACATTCTGAATGAATCCTCCGAAAACCCAACAGACCTCCACATAATTGAG CTTGGCGCAGGCACAGCAGTCCCATCATTGTCACTATTCGCCCGCCTTCTTAACGAAGCTGAGCCTGGCCAGAGCAAAAGAAAGACTCTCTTCACCTTTGCAGACTACAACTCGGACGTGCTCCGTCTCGTCACGCTCCCGAATCTCCTTCTAACATGGCACAATAGCCGCTCCCAAACAGCGGCTTCAACCGCGTCAACTGCACCAGACCAGGACGAAGAGCTAGATATCACCCCTGAGCTGGTTCAAGAATTCAAAAATGATCTGGCTCAGCGTGGGATCTCGGTCGAATTCGTTTCGGGCGCTTGGTCGTCCGAGTTTGTGGATCTGGTCTTCTCGTCCGGTGATGGCGCTCGCAAGACTCTGGTTCTTGCTAGTGAGACGATTTACTCGCCCGCATCGCTGGCTGCGTTTTCAGAGACGCTTTTCGCGCTGCTGCGCCGCTCGAACACTGCATCGGCAAGAAGTCGGGCTCTCGTCGCGGCGAAGAAGGTTTATTTCGGAGTTGGTGGCGGCATTGATGAGTTCCTTGCTGTGCTGCACAATGTCTGTGCTAGCGAGCTGGATGTACAGCAGAAATTGAACATTCAGTCAGAGGGTGTGGGCAGAGTTGTTCTGGAGGTTGTGCCGTCAAACCGGCCCTAG
- a CDS encoding FAD-dependent pyridine nucleotide-disulfide oxidoreductase: MATRKCAAVVIGAGPAGVAVMGNLLERQLGTITWIDPSFEAGRVHSKYREVPSNTKVSLFQAFAKATQPFQKVIDNTKTPNAFTKLAKLDQEATCTLGFAADMVRGLTDGLMKMEEVYACHGFVKSANLNETTSNWTISIKQNSSENLETVETTRLILCTGSFPTEAPIPVPGLDIQRLDLDIALKPTALAETIPSDRPISVAIVGASHSAILAILNLTKLAQTSHPLLRISWFTRHPLRYAEYQDGWILRDNTGLKGLAADFARSELEDEKLPTSRAGQVLAKIDCAGGQEIESAQYHKHLPACDYLVQAVGYTRTSLPDLSKNGVPLLMSFDHDNGTFHEPGCSAVIPGLFGAGIAFPERVVDPHGNEEYAVGFWKFMKFLKRVIPSWVA; this comes from the exons ATGGCTACTCGGAAATGCGCAGCGGTTGTGATAGGAGCCGGCCCGGCTGGAGTTGCCGTCATGGGAAACTTGTTAGAGCGCCAGTTGGGTACCATCACATGGATTGATCCTTCTTTTGAGGCTGGGAGAGTTCATAGCAAGTATCGTGAAGTTCCCAG CAACACCAAGGTTTCATTATTCCAAGCGTTCGCAAAAGCCACACAGCCTTTCCAGAAAGTGATCGATAACACCAAAACACCCAACGCGTTCACTAAATTGGCCAAACTAGACCAGGAAGCTACCTGCACCCTTGGTTTCGCAGCGGATATGGTTCGCGGTCTAACAGATGGTCTAATGAAGATGGAGGAAGTATATGCGTGCCATGGCTTTGTCAAATCGGCCAACCTGAACGAAACG ACCTCCAACTGGACCATTTCTATCAAACAAAACTCATCCGAAAATCTCGAAACCGTCGAAACTACCCGCCTGATCCTCTGCACAGGCTCCTTCCCCACAGAAGCTCCAATCCCCGTCCCTGGACTTGATATTCAGCGCTTGGACCTTGACATAGCCCTCAAGCCCACTGCGCTAGCAGAGACCATCCCCTCGGATAGACCCATCTCTGTTGCCATCGTCGGCGCATCCCACAGCGCCATCCTCGCCATCCTGAACCTCACCAAGCTCGCCCAAACCTCCCACCCTCTTCTGCGCATTAGTTGGTTCACCCGCCACCCCCTCCGCTACGCAGAGTACCAGGACGGCTGGATACTGCGTGATAACACCGGTCTCAAGGGCCTGGCTGCTGATTTTGCTCGCTCCGAGCTGGAAGACGAAAAGCTTCCTACGTCTCGCGCTGGTCAGGTCCTGGCCAAGATCGACTGTGCTGGTGGCCAGGAGATCGAGTCTGCTCAGTACCACAAGCATTTGCCCGCATGTGACTATCTTGTCCAGGCGGTTGGGTATACCCGTACCTCGCTCCCTGATCTCTCGAAGAATGGTGTGCCCCTTCTCATGAGTTTTGATCATGACAACGGTACATTCCATGAGCCCGGTTGTTCAGCTGTTATCCCCGGACTGTTCGGTGCCGGTATCGCGTTCCCTGAGCGGGTCGTGGACCCACATGGAAATGAGGAGTACGCGGTTGGGTTTTGGAAGTTCATGAAGTTCCTGAAGCGGGTCATCCCGTCGTGGGTTGCGTGA
- a CDS encoding Cell wall beta-glucan synthesis — protein sequence MRFFISFAVAAMAAVASADSKANPFSIPTDGYTFKVGEPTALKWEPTTQGTVSLILQWGAVLSGNSGTVIASNLANDGSYTWDVPSKLAAEPDYTIKIVSDEDNNDYNYIGRFTVDGSTVSVSSSTASSATASTSAASTSVASTSTASSTESSTESSTESSTSATRTTTSEQSTSSSSAITTGSTTLTTASSTVASTSASATETSESSSIAASTSTSATSATTQSAVPTTNAGIANRVSGGMLALVAGALML from the exons ATGCGCTTCTTCATTTCCTTCGCTGTCGCCGCCATGGCCGCCGTCGCCTCGGCGGATAGCAAGGCTAACCCCTTCAGCATTCCCACCGATGGTTACACCTTCAAGGTTGGCGAGCCTACAGCCCTGAAATGGGAGCCTACCACCCAAGGCACCGTGAGCCTAATTCTGCAGTGGGGAGCCGTGCTCAGCGGCAATTCCGGCACTGTCATTGCCT CGAATCTCGCCAATGACGGCAGTTACACGTGGGATGTGCCCTCCAAGCTGGCCGCCGAGCCCGACTACACCATCAAGATCGTCTCCGACGAAGATAACAACGACTACAACTACATCGGCCGTTTCACCGTCGATGGCTCCACCGTCTCTGTGTCGTCTTCCACTGCTAGCTCGGCCACCGCGTCCACTTCTGCTGCATCCACTTCTGTTGCATCCACTTCCACCGCGTCATCCACCGAGTCATCCACCGAGTCATCCACTGAGTCATCTACCTCGGCCACCCGCACCACTACCTCGGAGCAGTCGACCTCGAGCTCTTCGGCCATCACCACCGGCTCCACCACCCTGACAACCGCTTCCAGCACTGTTGCCAGTACCTCTGCCTCCGCCACTGAGACCTCGGAGAGCTCTAGCATCGCGGCGTCTACTTCGACCAGCGCCACCTCGGCCACAACCCAGAGCGCCGTGCCCACCACCAATGCCGGTATCGCCAACCGTGTCTCCGGTGGCATGCTTGCCCTCGTTGCTGGCGCTCTGATGCTGTAA